In Oncorhynchus kisutch isolate 150728-3 unplaced genomic scaffold, Okis_V2 scaffold1418, whole genome shotgun sequence, the DNA window tctgattcagaggggttaaatgactcctgcagctctctgattcagaggggtagACCATTCAAAACCAAATTTGGGTATAGATTACTACATTGGGAGAAACATGCCtgtctactgtgtgtgtctgtctggctagtCATGTGTTATATCTAGTAACTggtatagagagtagagggatgtGTCTGTCTGGTTAGTCATGTGTTATATCTAgtaactggtatagagggatgtgTCTGTCTGGTTAGTCATGTGTTATATCTAgtaactggtatagagggatgtgTCTGTCTGGTTAGTCATGTGTTATATCTAGTAACTGgtatagagagtagagggggtgtGCGTCTGCTGTCTGCCTTAGAGGGATCACTAACATTTCCAAGACCGCTAGTAACCCCCCTCCCAACCCCCCAGGTATAAGGACTACAGAGAGCCTCCATGGTCAGCTGAAGCCTACCAGTTCTCTAAAACCTACTGGGCCGTCCTTGCTGCCAGACTGGCCTTCGTCATCCTGTTCCAGGTATAGTACCACAAATAGCAGGGACACCTATGAACATTTAAACATTACTTTAGTCAGGAGATAttctatatgtacagtaccagtttggacacctactagccaccctttgccttgatgacagctttgcaaactcttggcgttctctcaaccaacttcacctggaatgcttttccaacattctcgaaggagttcccacttttgctgagcacttattggctacttttgcttcactctgcagtccatctcatctcataccaaaccatctcaattgggttgaagtcaggtgattgtggaggccaggtcatctgatgcagcaccatcactctccttcttggtcaaatagcccttacacagcctggaggtgtgttgggtcattgtcctgttgaaaaacaaatgatagtcccactgaacacaaaccagatgggattgagcatcgttgcagaatgctgtggtagccatgtttgttaagtgtgccttgaattctaagtcAATCACTGACCGTATCACCAGCAaatcaccatcacaccacctcctctttgCTTCACggagggaaccacacatgcggagatcattagttcacctactctgcgtctcccaaagacacggcggttggaaccaaaaatctcaaatttggactcatcacaccaaaggacagatttcaaccagtctaatgtctattgctcatgtgttttggcccaatcaagtctcttcttctcattggtgtcctttagtagtgttgtTTTGCAGCCATGAGGGCCTGATTCATTCTCCTCTGAACGAATGatacacaactgattgtctcaaacgcattaaggaaagaagtTCCACAGATTAACTTTTAacaacacctgttaattgaaatgcattccaggtgactacctcatgaagctggttgagaaaatgccagagtgtgcaaagctgtcatcaagggcaagtgtggctacttcgaagaatctgaaatactttttggttactacatgattccatatgtgttatttcatagttttgatgtcttcactattattctacaatgtagaaaattgtaaaaaaaaagatttagaaaaaaaacttgaatgagtatcAAACTGACTCTGGAACAGTtacctggtactgtatgtaatatcaAACTGACTCTGGAACAGTtacctggtactgtatgtaatatcaAACTGACTCTGGAACAGttcctggtactgtatgtaatatcaAACTGACTCTGGAACAGTtacctggtactgtatgtaatatcaAACTGACTCTGGAACAGTTTGGTTGGACCACTTGTGGTTGCAGTGTGGTTGGACCACTTGTGGTTGCAGTGTGGTTGGACCActtgtggttgtagtgtggttggaccacttgtggttgtagtgtggttggaccacttgtggttgtagtgtggttggaccacttgtggttgtagtgtggttggaccacttgtggttgtagtgtggttgtattTTAGTCACAGTGGAGCATTTATCAGATGATTCAGTACATCACCAACCAGTTTAACAAACTCCTGTCTTCTGTTGTCGCTTTGTGCTCCATCCTTCCTTCAATCTCCACCCTGACGTCCATGACACTGTCTCCATCAGAACCTGGTGATGTTCCTGAGCCTGCTGGTTGCCTGGGTGATCCCAGACGTACCGAAGAACATCAGTGAGcagctgaagagagagaagactctgCTGGTGGACGTGTTCCTccgggaggagaaggagaagttcCACCTCCTCCAGAGCCTCTTCTCCTCCAAGGACCAGCCCAGCCAGGGTCACCCCGACACGGCCCACTTCCGTACTCTACCCCTAGGCCTCTCTCAGGGCCTAGGCCAGCCCCCGGGCGGAGAGGGAGGGGAATCCCGGGTGAGATGCAGGGCTGCCAGTTTCAGCCAGTTCACCAGACAGATGTCCATGTCTCCTAGCAACGACGCAGCCCGACACACAGCGGTCTGACACGCTACTGTAGTGGTTGGATACAAACATTCTTTATCCCCACAGGAGAGGTTCAGACACTAGTGTGGTAGCTACATGGAGTCTGAATGCTGTGATCTCTCACCCATGTAGACTTGGTGTTCTCTTTCTGAAGCAGTGTGATGATGGAACATACTGATCATGGACTTGTTCTTCTGGCCGGATAATCTACATATTCTTGACCATTGTATGTTAATCTGCATGATGAGaagtgactgtatagttcccttaaggaaaaacACCTTCAGCCTGACGGTCTTCTCTGAGAGAGCTTCCATGTCTGGAACACACATGGAGCTGCTGTTTACGGTACCTTCACCAATAACCTAAAGACATGGCTAACGGACAGTCCGGTGTGTCAACACCATCCCCCAGCTGTGTAGACCTGCTTTCCATGCTGTCTGCTATACAGTCTTGGCTCTTTTTCTGTCATGCTGTTTGGTTTCTATTTGTGTTGttgctttctgtctgtctgtgttactgatcatatgttgctctgtctgtctgtctgtgttaagtGTTACTggtcatatgttgctctgtctgtctgtctgtctgtctctgtctgtctgtctgtgttaagtGTTACTggtcatatg includes these proteins:
- the LOC116366236 gene encoding anoctamin-2-like, whose translation is MFLSLLVAWVIPDVPKNISEQLKREKTLLVDVFLREEKEKFHLLQSLFSSKDQPSQGHPDTAHFRTLPLGLSQGLGQPPGGEGGESRVRCRAASFSQFTRQMSMSPSNDAARHTAV